A single region of the Musa acuminata AAA Group cultivar baxijiao chromosome BXJ1-11, Cavendish_Baxijiao_AAA, whole genome shotgun sequence genome encodes:
- the LOC135596984 gene encoding uncharacterized protein LOC135596984 isoform X2 codes for MAVMEGEAGEKEEKLDMEGKPDGGDEKKEVAAVVDSSRSETWVSRLQTQHPVAPIQVVLHGAATPPAAVAAAYQPTPTPTPQVGLASLNSREYTNRVSLLLFVLHLLVAAAAVCFFWFKGIQGLLDSDSGKARNGRQVLNFWLPPIEGASVLSIGLAFAWQKAVRSWPSVMVPFILWACFLATMAAGILLLCFSLPATDGLGVAFMTFSIGAGLYACWVTRRIAFTGKVFAQALRPVTKFQDVNGPAYLMLGVGFLWISAWCFAVIGALNFYYPTLTILALVLSLAWTAEVMRNVANLTVSRVIALYYLRGMQSSTQFSFQRATTINLGSACLGSLFVPTIEALRIMARGLNLLEGEDEFLFSCAHCCLRVMESIFRYGNSWAFVHIAAYGRGFVEASQSTWGLFEKQRMEAVVDSDITSAVCFLTGVTSGALSLIFAASWTFSSHKHYTATVSLLAFFVGYLMTRIGMALPHGCVACYYVCYAENPGSRLFDSTIPDRLNQIGSGREGFVPTPRFPRPNFRT; via the exons ATGGCAGTGATGGAAGGGGAGGCaggagaaaaggaagagaagTTGGACATGGAAGGGAAGCCGGATGGAGGAGATGAGAAGAAAGAAGTCGCGGCGGTGGTCGATTCATCGCGGAGCGAGACGTGGGTCTCCCGGCTGCAGACCCAGCATCCGGTTGCCCCCATCCAGGTCGTGCTCCATGGCGCCGCCACTCCGCcggccgccgtcgccgccgcctaCCAACCCACCCCAACCCCAACCCCACAG GTCGGATTGGCGTCGCTCAACTCCAGAGAGTACACTAACAGAGTatccctcctcctcttcgtcctccACCTGCTGGTGGCGGCCGCCGCCGTGTGCTTCTTCTGGTTCAAGGGCATCCAAGGACTCCTAGATTCCGACTCGGGGAAGGCTCGGAACGGGCGACAGGTGCTCAACTTCTGGCTCCCGCCCATCGAGGGTGCCTCCGTCCTCAGCATCGGCCTCGCCTTCGCATGGCAGAAGGCCGTGCGCTCATGGCCCTCCGTCATGGTCCCCTTCATCCTCTGGGCCTGCTTCCTCGCCACCATGGCCGCTGGCATACTCCTCCTCTGCTTCTCCCTCCCGGCGACGGACGGGCTCGGCGTCGCCTTCATGACCTTCTCGATCGGTGCCGGTCTCTACGCGTGCTGGGTCACCCGCCGCATCGCCTTCACCGGGAAGGTCTTCGCCCAGGCCCTCAGGCCGGTGACCAAGTTCCAGGACGTCAATGGTCCGGCCTACCTCATGTTGGGCGTAGGCTTCCTGTGGATCTCGGCTTGGTGCTTCGCGGTCATCGGAGCGCTCAACTTCTACTATCCCACCTTGACCATCCTCGCATTGGTGCTGAGCCTCGCATGGACGGCCGAGGTGATGCGCAATGTGGCCAACCTGACGGTGAGCCGAGTGATCGCGCTTTACTACCTCAGGGGGATGCAGTCCAGCACCCAGTTCAGCTTCCAGCGGGCCACGACCATAAACCTCGGCAGCGCCTGCCTAGGTTCGCTCTTCGTGCCCACCATCGAGGCGCTCCGCATCATGGCGCGCGGCCTCAACTTGTTGGAGGGCGAGGACGAGTTCTTGTTCTCGTGCGCGCACTGCTGTCTCCGAGTCATGGAGTCCATCTTCCGCTACGGCAACAGCTGGGCGTTCGTCCAT ATAGCGGCATACGGGAGGGGGTTCGTGGAGGCGTCGCAGAGCACATGGGGGCTGTTCGAGAAGCAGAGGATGGAGGCGGTGGTGGACTCGGACATCACCAGCGCCGTGTGCTTCCTGACGGGGGTCACCAGCGGGGCCCTTTCCCTCATCTTCGCTGCTTCCTGGACCTTTTCCTCCCACAAGCACTACACCGCCACCGTGTCGCTGCTCGCCTTCTTCGTCGGCTACCTCATG ACGAGGATCGGCATGGCCCTGCCGCACGGATGCGTCGCCTGCTACTACGTCTGCTACGCCGAGAACCCGGGATCGAGGCTGTTCGACTCCACCATCCCTGACCGGCTCAACCAGATCGGATCCGGTCGCGAAGGCTTCGTGCCGACGCCTCGGTTCCCCCGGCCCAACTTTAGAACTTGA
- the LOC135596984 gene encoding protein PNS1-like isoform X1: MAVMEGEAGEKEEKLDMEGKPDGGDEKKEVAAVVDSSRSETWVSRLQTQHPVAPIQVVLHGAATPPAAVAAAYQPTPTPTPQVGLASLNSREYTNRVSLLLFVLHLLVAAAAVCFFWFKGIQGLLDSDSGKARNGRQVLNFWLPPIEGASVLSIGLAFAWQKAVRSWPSVMVPFILWACFLATMAAGILLLCFSLPATDGLGVAFMTFSIGAGLYACWVTRRIAFTGKVFAQALRPVTKFQDVNGPAYLMLGVGFLWISAWCFAVIGALNFYYPTLTILALVLSLAWTAEVMRNVANLTVSRVIALYYLRGMQSSTQFSFQRATTINLGSACLGSLFVPTIEALRIMARGLNLLEGEDEFLFSCAHCCLRVMESIFRYGNSWAFVHIAAYGRGFVEASQSTWGLFEKQRMEAVVDSDITSAVCFLTGVTSGALSLIFAASWTFSSHKHYTATVSLLAFFVGYLMQTRIGMALPHGCVACYYVCYAENPGSRLFDSTIPDRLNQIGSGREGFVPTPRFPRPNFRT, from the exons ATGGCAGTGATGGAAGGGGAGGCaggagaaaaggaagagaagTTGGACATGGAAGGGAAGCCGGATGGAGGAGATGAGAAGAAAGAAGTCGCGGCGGTGGTCGATTCATCGCGGAGCGAGACGTGGGTCTCCCGGCTGCAGACCCAGCATCCGGTTGCCCCCATCCAGGTCGTGCTCCATGGCGCCGCCACTCCGCcggccgccgtcgccgccgcctaCCAACCCACCCCAACCCCAACCCCACAG GTCGGATTGGCGTCGCTCAACTCCAGAGAGTACACTAACAGAGTatccctcctcctcttcgtcctccACCTGCTGGTGGCGGCCGCCGCCGTGTGCTTCTTCTGGTTCAAGGGCATCCAAGGACTCCTAGATTCCGACTCGGGGAAGGCTCGGAACGGGCGACAGGTGCTCAACTTCTGGCTCCCGCCCATCGAGGGTGCCTCCGTCCTCAGCATCGGCCTCGCCTTCGCATGGCAGAAGGCCGTGCGCTCATGGCCCTCCGTCATGGTCCCCTTCATCCTCTGGGCCTGCTTCCTCGCCACCATGGCCGCTGGCATACTCCTCCTCTGCTTCTCCCTCCCGGCGACGGACGGGCTCGGCGTCGCCTTCATGACCTTCTCGATCGGTGCCGGTCTCTACGCGTGCTGGGTCACCCGCCGCATCGCCTTCACCGGGAAGGTCTTCGCCCAGGCCCTCAGGCCGGTGACCAAGTTCCAGGACGTCAATGGTCCGGCCTACCTCATGTTGGGCGTAGGCTTCCTGTGGATCTCGGCTTGGTGCTTCGCGGTCATCGGAGCGCTCAACTTCTACTATCCCACCTTGACCATCCTCGCATTGGTGCTGAGCCTCGCATGGACGGCCGAGGTGATGCGCAATGTGGCCAACCTGACGGTGAGCCGAGTGATCGCGCTTTACTACCTCAGGGGGATGCAGTCCAGCACCCAGTTCAGCTTCCAGCGGGCCACGACCATAAACCTCGGCAGCGCCTGCCTAGGTTCGCTCTTCGTGCCCACCATCGAGGCGCTCCGCATCATGGCGCGCGGCCTCAACTTGTTGGAGGGCGAGGACGAGTTCTTGTTCTCGTGCGCGCACTGCTGTCTCCGAGTCATGGAGTCCATCTTCCGCTACGGCAACAGCTGGGCGTTCGTCCAT ATAGCGGCATACGGGAGGGGGTTCGTGGAGGCGTCGCAGAGCACATGGGGGCTGTTCGAGAAGCAGAGGATGGAGGCGGTGGTGGACTCGGACATCACCAGCGCCGTGTGCTTCCTGACGGGGGTCACCAGCGGGGCCCTTTCCCTCATCTTCGCTGCTTCCTGGACCTTTTCCTCCCACAAGCACTACACCGCCACCGTGTCGCTGCTCGCCTTCTTCGTCGGCTACCTCATG CAGACGAGGATCGGCATGGCCCTGCCGCACGGATGCGTCGCCTGCTACTACGTCTGCTACGCCGAGAACCCGGGATCGAGGCTGTTCGACTCCACCATCCCTGACCGGCTCAACCAGATCGGATCCGGTCGCGAAGGCTTCGTGCCGACGCCTCGGTTCCCCCGGCCCAACTTTAGAACTTGA